A genome region from Aphelocoma coerulescens isolate FSJ_1873_10779 chromosome Z unlocalized genomic scaffold, UR_Acoe_1.0 ChrZ, whole genome shotgun sequence includes the following:
- the ACOT12 gene encoding acetyl-coenzyme A thioesterase isoform X2, protein MAVCMCQAVLPAHAGPRGELGAGPLLRWMDAAACLAAEKHAGVSCVTASMDDIQFEEAARVGQIIAIRTKVNRAFKTSMEVGIKVTVQDVLTDAEKIVSVAYATYVAKPDGAGKVELKPVQLLSTEDHLEHSLAIERRRIRLGYIQVFQKLMQESNKEDTCEEKDALSTEHTHVQSTELVLPPHANHHGNTFGGQIMAWMQTVASISASRLCHSHPILKSVNMFKFWGSSFVGDRLVFNAIVNNTFHNSVEVGVRVEAYNCEEWIKAQPRHINSAFLIFTAVNDKGELLTFPRVKPTTQDAVRRYHGAIARRRIRLTRKCMLSAKGDMPSDAWETGNQAYLSYSNIAALTHLARKSGWDITRTLDNVRIWTHEEGAVLSFKVEMQVKVPSHVAFSLLSDFRLRQRWDRHFLTCEVLQAVSEEEKIYRVTAPPTTGHKPRDFVILVSQRQPCRPQEPYMVAVRSVTLRAVPPSPEFCRSEILCAGFQIHSNGSSSCTVCYFNQVTSGVMPYLAANLTGSSKSIEDTALECIKFLELKESKC, encoded by the exons CTGAGAAGCACGCCGGGGTGTCCTGCGTGACCGCGTCCATGGATGACATTCAGTTTGAAGAGGCTGCCAG GGTTGGACAAATTATTGCCATCAGAACAAAGGTGAACAGAGCATTCAAAACCAGCATGGAG GTTGGCATCAAGGTGACAGTGCAGGATGTTTTGACTGATGCCGAGAAGATTGTGAGTGTGGCATATGCAACATACGTGGCCAAACCAGATGGTGCTGGAAAG GTTGAGTTAAAACCTGTACAGCTTCTGTCTACAGAAGACCACCTGGAGCACAGCCTGGCTATTGAGAGGAGAAGAATCCGTCTGGGCTATATCCAGGTCTTTCAGAAGCTAATGCAGGAGAGCAATAAGGAAG aTACCTGTGAGGAGAAAGATGCACTTTCAACTGAACATACTCATGTGCAGAGCACTGAGCTTGTCCTGCCTCCTCATGCAAACCATCATGGAAACACTTTTGGTGGCCAGATCATGGCTTGGATGCAGACAGTGGCAAGCATTTCAGCAAG CCGCCTCtgtcattcccatcccatcctgaaGTCAGTCAATATGTTCAAGTTCTGGGGCTCATCCTTTGTGGGTGACCGCCTCGTCTTCAATGCCATTGTCAACAACACTTTTCACAACAG CGTGGAGGTTGGTGTCCGTGTCGAGGCTTACAACTGTGAGGAGTGGATCAAGGCCCAGCCACGGCACATTAACAGTGCATTCCTCATTTTTACTGCTGTGAATGACAAAGGGGAGCTGCTCACCTTCCCCAGGGTCAAGCCTACAACACAG GATGCTGTGAGGAGGTACCATGGAGCAATTGCCCGGAGGAGGATTCGACTCACCAG AAAATGCATGCTGTCAGCTAAAGGAGACATGCCTTCTGATGCCTGGGAGACAGGCAACCAG GCATATTTGAGTTACAGCAACATAGCTGCACTGACACACCTGGCAAGAAAATCGGGATGGGACATAACCAGGACCCTGGATAAT gtaagaATCTGGACCCACGAGGAGGGTGCTGTGCTGTCCTTCAAGGTGGAGATGCAGGTGAAGGTCCCGTCGCACGTCGCCTTCTCCCTCTTGTCCGACTTCAGGCTCCGCCAGCGCTGGGACAGACACTTCCT GACATGCGAGGTCCTGCAGGCTGTGAGTGAAGAGGAGAAAATCTATCGCGTTACAGCTCCCCCCACGACGGGCCACAAGCCCAGAGACTTTGTGATCCTCGTGTCCCAAAGGCAGCCCTGCAGGCCACA GGAGCCCTACATGGTGGCTGTGAGGTCGGTGACCCTCAGGGCGGTGCCCCCGAGCCCGGAGTTCTGCAGGAGTGAAATCCTCTGTGCTGGGTTTCAGATCCACAGCAacggcagcagctcctgcact GTGTGTTACTTCAATCAAGTGACATCAGGAGTTATGCCTTACTTAGCTGCAAATCTTACTGGCTCATCAAAATCCATTGAAGACACTGCTTTGGAATGTATAAAGTTCTTAGAGCTGAAAGAGAGTAAGTGCTGA
- the ACOT12 gene encoding acetyl-coenzyme A thioesterase isoform X1: MAVCMCQAVLPAHAGPRGELGAGPLLRWMDAAACLAGPPAGLHYGVHGRKWDVLCVVSVSQAGAHGGVAPCRCSVVTVCPCVSFEAEKHAGVSCVTASMDDIQFEEAARVGQIIAIRTKVNRAFKTSMEVGIKVTVQDVLTDAEKIVSVAYATYVAKPDGAGKVELKPVQLLSTEDHLEHSLAIERRRIRLGYIQVFQKLMQESNKEDTCEEKDALSTEHTHVQSTELVLPPHANHHGNTFGGQIMAWMQTVASISASRLCHSHPILKSVNMFKFWGSSFVGDRLVFNAIVNNTFHNSVEVGVRVEAYNCEEWIKAQPRHINSAFLIFTAVNDKGELLTFPRVKPTTQDAVRRYHGAIARRRIRLTRKCMLSAKGDMPSDAWETGNQAYLSYSNIAALTHLARKSGWDITRTLDNVRIWTHEEGAVLSFKVEMQVKVPSHVAFSLLSDFRLRQRWDRHFLTCEVLQAVSEEEKIYRVTAPPTTGHKPRDFVILVSQRQPCRPQEPYMVAVRSVTLRAVPPSPEFCRSEILCAGFQIHSNGSSSCTVCYFNQVTSGVMPYLAANLTGSSKSIEDTALECIKFLELKESKC, encoded by the exons gGCCCCCTGCAGGGTTGCATTATGGTGTTCACGGGAGGAAGTGGGATGTGCTGTGTGTGGTCTCAGTCTCTCAGGCAGGAGCCCACGGGGGTGTGGCTCCCTGCAGGTGCAGTGTGGTAacggtgtgtccctgtgtctctTTTGAAGCTGAGAAGCACGCCGGGGTGTCCTGCGTGACCGCGTCCATGGATGACATTCAGTTTGAAGAGGCTGCCAG GGTTGGACAAATTATTGCCATCAGAACAAAGGTGAACAGAGCATTCAAAACCAGCATGGAG GTTGGCATCAAGGTGACAGTGCAGGATGTTTTGACTGATGCCGAGAAGATTGTGAGTGTGGCATATGCAACATACGTGGCCAAACCAGATGGTGCTGGAAAG GTTGAGTTAAAACCTGTACAGCTTCTGTCTACAGAAGACCACCTGGAGCACAGCCTGGCTATTGAGAGGAGAAGAATCCGTCTGGGCTATATCCAGGTCTTTCAGAAGCTAATGCAGGAGAGCAATAAGGAAG aTACCTGTGAGGAGAAAGATGCACTTTCAACTGAACATACTCATGTGCAGAGCACTGAGCTTGTCCTGCCTCCTCATGCAAACCATCATGGAAACACTTTTGGTGGCCAGATCATGGCTTGGATGCAGACAGTGGCAAGCATTTCAGCAAG CCGCCTCtgtcattcccatcccatcctgaaGTCAGTCAATATGTTCAAGTTCTGGGGCTCATCCTTTGTGGGTGACCGCCTCGTCTTCAATGCCATTGTCAACAACACTTTTCACAACAG CGTGGAGGTTGGTGTCCGTGTCGAGGCTTACAACTGTGAGGAGTGGATCAAGGCCCAGCCACGGCACATTAACAGTGCATTCCTCATTTTTACTGCTGTGAATGACAAAGGGGAGCTGCTCACCTTCCCCAGGGTCAAGCCTACAACACAG GATGCTGTGAGGAGGTACCATGGAGCAATTGCCCGGAGGAGGATTCGACTCACCAG AAAATGCATGCTGTCAGCTAAAGGAGACATGCCTTCTGATGCCTGGGAGACAGGCAACCAG GCATATTTGAGTTACAGCAACATAGCTGCACTGACACACCTGGCAAGAAAATCGGGATGGGACATAACCAGGACCCTGGATAAT gtaagaATCTGGACCCACGAGGAGGGTGCTGTGCTGTCCTTCAAGGTGGAGATGCAGGTGAAGGTCCCGTCGCACGTCGCCTTCTCCCTCTTGTCCGACTTCAGGCTCCGCCAGCGCTGGGACAGACACTTCCT GACATGCGAGGTCCTGCAGGCTGTGAGTGAAGAGGAGAAAATCTATCGCGTTACAGCTCCCCCCACGACGGGCCACAAGCCCAGAGACTTTGTGATCCTCGTGTCCCAAAGGCAGCCCTGCAGGCCACA GGAGCCCTACATGGTGGCTGTGAGGTCGGTGACCCTCAGGGCGGTGCCCCCGAGCCCGGAGTTCTGCAGGAGTGAAATCCTCTGTGCTGGGTTTCAGATCCACAGCAacggcagcagctcctgcact GTGTGTTACTTCAATCAAGTGACATCAGGAGTTATGCCTTACTTAGCTGCAAATCTTACTGGCTCATCAAAATCCATTGAAGACACTGCTTTGGAATGTATAAAGTTCTTAGAGCTGAAAGAGAGTAAGTGCTGA
- the ZCCHC9 gene encoding zinc finger CCHC domain-containing protein 9 isoform X1, giving the protein MGTGICYRCGSTEHDLSKCRAKVDPAAGPFPYAKCFICGEMGHLSRSCPDNPKGLYAEGGGCKLCGSVEHFKKDCPEKQNAGDSRALDPRPERRPRGRHGPASSAESTAQATQSRHVLKASWLSNSSPALPPSREVRTESGARQSSHMRRNCWIFVSPHFSGLPPWLTEKLGTTGTQQVAFLLKELWVFFKGPCWILVWFCLLLLGIMNLLLHMFQLEQSCGEVTDQPCGLPSLGCNS; this is encoded by the exons ATGGGGACGGGGATCTGCTACCGCTGTGGATCCACGGAGCACGACCTCAGCAAATGCAGAGCCAAGGTGGATCCAGCTGCTG GGCCATTTCCATATGCAAAGTGTTTCATCTGTGGTGAGATGGGGCATCTGTCAAGGTCGTGTCCGGACAATCCCAAGGGGTTGTATGCCGAAG GTGGGGGCTGCAAACTTTGTGGCTCTGTGGAGCACTTCAAAAAAGATTGTCCGGAGAAACAGAATGCAG gtgACAGTCGGGCGCTGGACCCCCGGCCTGAGCGCAGACCACGAGGACGTCACGGCCCcgccagctctgcagagagcacAGCCCAAGCGACCCAAAGTCGTCACGTTCTGAAGGCCTCCTGGCTCTCAAACAGTTCTCCTGCGCTGCCTCCCTCCAGAGAGGTGAGGACAGAGAGTGGAGCCAGACAATCAAGCCACATGCGGAGGAATTGTTGGATTTTTGTCTCCCCTCATTTTTCTGGTTTGCCTCCCTGGCTCACTGAAAAGCTGGGAACAACAGGGACACAGCAAGTGGCTTTTTTATTAAAGGAATTGTGGGTGTTTTTTAAAGGTCCTTGTTGgattctggtttggttttgcctTCTCCTTTTAGGAATAATGAACTTACTCCTCCATATGTTCCAGCTTGAGCAGTCTTGTGGTGAAGTTACAGATCAACCCTGTGGCCTGCCGAGCTTGGGGTGCAATTCCTGA
- the ZCCHC9 gene encoding zinc finger CCHC domain-containing protein 9 isoform X2 produces MTRWARRSAPPGARALDATPWEQLAPSGEPEPPRAAKRRRRKKEYENQDVNGFAALRGEQQQQQEEEEARRKDRRRESRRLRRQERKKNAMVCFHCREPGHGVADCPAVLESQDMGTGICYRCGSTEHDLSKCRAKVDPAAGPFPYAKCFICGEMGHLSRSCPDNPKGLYAEGGGCKLCGSVEHFKKDCPEKQNAEQVTVGRWTPGLSADHEDVTAPPALQRAQPKRPKVVTF; encoded by the exons ctgggagcagctggcgcCGAGCGGGGAGCCGGAGCCGCCGCGGGCagcgaagaggaggaggaggaagaaggagtaCGAGAACCAGGACGTGAACGGGTTCGCGGCGCTccgcggggagcagcagcagcagcaggaggaggaggaggcgcgGAGGAAGGACAGGCGGCGGGAGAGCAGGAGGctgaggaggcaggagaggaagaagaacGCGATG GTGTGTTTCCACTGCAGAGAACCTGGCCATGGCGTGGCTGATTGTCCTGCGGTGCTGGAGAGCCAAGACATGGGGACGGGGATCTGCTACCGCTGTGGATCCACGGAGCACGACCTCAGCAAATGCAGAGCCAAGGTGGATCCAGCTGCTG GGCCATTTCCATATGCAAAGTGTTTCATCTGTGGTGAGATGGGGCATCTGTCAAGGTCGTGTCCGGACAATCCCAAGGGGTTGTATGCCGAAG GTGGGGGCTGCAAACTTTGTGGCTCTGTGGAGCACTTCAAAAAAGATTGTCCGGAGAAACAGAATGCAG agcaggtgACAGTCGGGCGCTGGACCCCCGGCCTGAGCGCAGACCACGAGGACGTCACGGCCCcgccagctctgcagagagcacAGCCCAAGCGACCCAAAGTCGTCACGTTCTGA